A single window of Paenibacillus sp. SYP-B4298 DNA harbors:
- a CDS encoding carbohydrate ABC transporter permease, translating to MREKGLRRFTGGLLFMGPALAVFLGVIIIPIVMSVYYSLFQWDGISPKVFGGLDNYIRLAQDPVVWTALRNSLYLTLGALLVQLPVGLLLAVLLSIGLRGSNLLKTVYFTPVMLSTAVLGILWGQIYDPNFGLLNNLLIQLGLESWTHAWLGDEKTALLSVIAVVAWQFIGFYIVVYFAALQNISDEVLESARVEGAGEWRIFFKIQIPLIWPAITFTVLNCVINSLKYFDLIYIMTSGGPNHSSEVLASYMMSNAFKLMDYGYGSTISTFLLLFGLVLALVITKVLGKGSAKFQ from the coding sequence ATGAGAGAGAAAGGGTTGAGAAGATTTACTGGAGGGCTGCTCTTCATGGGCCCGGCCTTGGCGGTGTTCCTTGGTGTTATTATTATTCCGATTGTGATGAGCGTCTACTACAGCTTGTTTCAATGGGACGGCATCTCGCCCAAGGTATTTGGCGGACTTGACAACTACATTCGGCTGGCGCAGGACCCGGTTGTATGGACAGCGCTGCGTAATTCGCTGTACTTGACGCTGGGCGCACTGCTCGTGCAGCTTCCGGTCGGCTTGCTGCTGGCTGTGCTGCTTAGTATTGGCCTTCGAGGATCGAATCTTTTGAAAACGGTTTACTTCACACCCGTCATGCTGTCGACTGCGGTGCTAGGCATCCTCTGGGGGCAAATCTATGATCCGAACTTCGGCTTGCTGAACAATCTGCTCATTCAGCTCGGTCTGGAGAGCTGGACACATGCCTGGCTAGGCGATGAAAAGACAGCGCTCTTATCCGTAATCGCCGTAGTGGCCTGGCAGTTTATCGGCTTTTACATTGTGGTCTACTTTGCGGCATTGCAGAACATTTCGGATGAAGTGCTCGAATCTGCCCGGGTCGAAGGCGCCGGGGAATGGAGAATTTTCTTTAAGATTCAAATTCCGCTCATCTGGCCGGCCATTACGTTCACGGTGCTGAATTGTGTGATTAACTCGCTGAAGTATTTTGATCTGATCTACATTATGACAAGCGGAGGCCCGAATCATTCGAGCGAGGTGCTTGCCAGCTATATGATGAGCAATGCCTTCAAGTTAATGGACTACGGCTATGGCAGCACCATCTCCACCTTCCTGCTGCTGTTTGGCCTGGTGTTGGCGCTTGTCATTACGAAGGTGCTGGGCAAGGGAAGCGCCAAATTTCAATAA
- a CDS encoding carbohydrate ABC transporter permease codes for MSSSQAQLQPGAAESVWARFSLLRGKLVSRSVIYLILLVHLVLTGYPFVWMLISSFKSNKEYFADPWGLPTQWRFENFVNAWNEGISSYLFNSLYITFFSVVGLLAVSTLIGFYLATRSFKGSKLLLGMFLLGMMIPVHSTLIPLFTLANQLGIYDTFWALFFPYIGFNLPIAVFLAYGFFSEVPKELEEAALVDGCNIYKTFFYIYFPLAKPVLATVTILSFFNIMNDFIFPLIMVSQDALKTLPLGLMMFKGNFSADYSLISAALVITTTPIIIMYSFLQKYVHKGVVAGSVKG; via the coding sequence GTGAGCAGTTCTCAAGCGCAGCTCCAACCTGGAGCGGCAGAAAGTGTGTGGGCGCGGTTCAGTCTGCTGCGAGGCAAGCTGGTCAGCCGCAGCGTCATCTACTTGATTTTGTTGGTTCATCTTGTGCTGACCGGTTATCCGTTCGTATGGATGCTGATCTCGTCGTTCAAGAGTAATAAGGAATATTTCGCAGATCCATGGGGACTGCCGACACAATGGCGGTTCGAGAATTTCGTCAACGCCTGGAATGAGGGGATTAGCAGCTACCTGTTCAACAGCTTGTACATTACCTTCTTCTCGGTTGTCGGCTTGCTGGCGGTATCAACGCTAATCGGCTTCTATCTGGCAACGCGCTCGTTCAAGGGCTCCAAGCTGCTGCTAGGCATGTTTTTGCTCGGGATGATGATTCCGGTGCACAGCACGCTGATCCCGCTGTTCACCCTTGCCAATCAGTTGGGCATCTACGATACCTTCTGGGCACTATTCTTCCCGTACATCGGCTTCAATCTGCCGATAGCCGTCTTTCTTGCCTACGGGTTCTTCAGTGAAGTGCCCAAAGAGCTGGAGGAAGCAGCGCTGGTGGACGGCTGCAACATTTACAAGACGTTCTTCTATATTTATTTTCCGCTGGCGAAGCCGGTGCTGGCGACGGTAACGATTCTATCCTTCTTCAACATCATGAACGACTTTATATTCCCGCTGATTATGGTGTCGCAGGATGCGCTCAAAACCTTGCCGCTCGGTCTGATGATGTTCAAGGGCAACTTCAGCGCGGACTACTCGCTGATCAGCGCAGCGCTGGTCATTACGACCACACCGATCATCATCATGTATTCGTTCTTGCAAAAATATGTGCATAAGGGTGTTGTGGCAGGGTCGGTCAAAGGATAA
- a CDS encoding ABC transporter substrate-binding protein, translated as MKKMAIALLAFAMVAVAGCGSPSSSSNGNTGANTGAGKENTAGGDGNVTQLTMWSMETRNRSIIEKSLAEFNRDNKDVQVKAEFFEDEALKTKMKVAIAGNQLPDIVTYWSGETFDTLVANGLLGDLTSYLDKDAEFKDNVLSGGLETFTYDGKTYGVPVLFSGVSLWYNKEIFQQNNLTPPTTYNELLQVVDKLNANNVTPITVAGKERWPLLHWFSYFAERVGGTEPFEKAKAGESDFAADSFVKAGQMFKEMAVDHKGFVNGFLGLDYAAAEALFTNERAAMYLQGEWAMESFLGDDFAEKVDFVPFPVVEGGAGSVNVYHGGFGAGMAISSKTNQDAAYKVVRFLTSPEQRKEINEGANISPMKNPGLDEANMHPLAFRYDNYISKNLEGFFGYYDQALDAKRAEQFLNAVGAIVGKKDADIPSILAAIK; from the coding sequence ATGAAGAAGATGGCAATCGCACTACTGGCATTCGCAATGGTAGCCGTGGCAGGCTGTGGCAGCCCAAGCAGCAGCTCAAATGGCAACACAGGCGCTAATACAGGCGCAGGTAAAGAAAATACGGCTGGCGGGGATGGAAATGTCACCCAACTGACCATGTGGAGCATGGAGACGCGCAACCGTTCCATTATCGAGAAATCACTGGCGGAATTCAACCGTGACAACAAGGACGTTCAGGTGAAGGCCGAGTTTTTCGAGGATGAGGCGCTGAAGACCAAGATGAAGGTGGCGATCGCAGGCAATCAGCTTCCGGACATTGTAACCTATTGGAGCGGTGAAACGTTTGACACGCTGGTTGCCAACGGACTGCTAGGCGATCTCACCTCCTATCTGGACAAGGATGCGGAGTTCAAGGATAATGTACTATCGGGGGGACTAGAGACCTTCACCTATGATGGCAAGACGTATGGCGTGCCGGTACTGTTCAGCGGCGTATCCCTGTGGTATAATAAAGAAATTTTTCAGCAGAATAACCTGACGCCTCCGACAACCTACAATGAGCTGCTGCAGGTCGTGGACAAGCTGAATGCCAACAATGTGACACCGATTACCGTAGCTGGCAAGGAGCGTTGGCCGCTTCTGCACTGGTTCTCGTACTTTGCAGAGCGCGTAGGCGGCACGGAGCCGTTCGAGAAGGCGAAGGCAGGCGAAAGCGATTTCGCAGCGGATTCCTTCGTTAAGGCGGGTCAGATGTTCAAGGAAATGGCTGTCGACCACAAGGGCTTTGTGAATGGATTCCTGGGTCTTGATTATGCAGCCGCAGAAGCGCTATTCACGAATGAACGCGCGGCCATGTATCTGCAGGGCGAATGGGCGATGGAATCGTTCCTGGGCGACGACTTCGCGGAGAAGGTCGATTTCGTGCCATTCCCGGTTGTTGAAGGCGGAGCAGGCAGCGTCAACGTATACCATGGCGGCTTCGGCGCGGGGATGGCCATCTCGTCCAAAACGAACCAGGATGCCGCCTACAAGGTCGTGCGCTTCCTGACCAGCCCCGAGCAGCGCAAGGAGATCAATGAAGGCGCCAACATCAGCCCGATGAAAAACCCAGGGCTGGACGAAGCCAACATGCATCCGCTGGCGTTCCGTTATGACAACTACATTAGCAAAAATCTGGAGGGCTTCTTCGGCTACTACGATCAGGCGCTGGATGCCAAGCGGGCCGAGCAGTTCCTGAATGCTGTAGGCGCCATCGTCGGCAAGAAGGATGCCGATATCCCGTCGATTCTCGCTGCAATTAAATAA
- a CDS encoding glycoside hydrolase family 43 protein produces MSIITNPILRGFNPDPSIVRVGEDFYIATSTFEWFPGVQIHHSRDLKNWQLIGHPLQRSSQLNMLGNPDSGGIWAPCLSYADGVFYLIYTDVKSHLGPFKDTPNYMVTATDIHGPWSEPIYLNSSGFDPSLFHASDGKKWLLNLMWDHRKGKNPFGGIIMQEYSVEEQRLVGPIHNLFRGTELGLTEGPHLYEHGGYYYLITAEGGTRFGHAATVARSASLLGPYEADPQGPLVTSAGKPELALQRAGHASLVETQNGEWYIAHLCGRPLRPSMQCNLGRETALQRVAWTEDGWLRLADGGNSPYVTVQGPDLPEHPFEEPAAELFGPDGLSLHLASLRQPVSEEWASLTARPGYLRLLGGQSLYSAFHQSLLARRQQSFTVEAQTAVEFEPLHYQQMAGLVYYYNNKNYYYLHITRDEEQGRYLTLMTSDRGIYDEPLEQAISVEGWEQVHLKLQADHERLSFYYSRDGVDWTAIGPVLDAGKISDENAETVIDGYLIDQGFTGAFIGICAQDLSGTRKPADFAYFTYRELEQSEQ; encoded by the coding sequence TTGTCTATCATTACAAATCCCATCCTGCGCGGCTTCAACCCCGACCCCTCCATTGTGAGGGTCGGGGAGGATTTTTATATCGCCACATCGACCTTTGAGTGGTTTCCAGGCGTGCAGATTCATCATTCTCGTGACTTGAAGAACTGGCAGTTGATCGGCCATCCGCTGCAGCGGAGCAGCCAACTGAATATGCTGGGCAATCCAGACTCTGGAGGCATCTGGGCGCCGTGCCTCAGCTATGCTGACGGTGTATTTTACTTGATCTACACCGATGTGAAGAGTCATCTGGGTCCGTTCAAGGATACGCCGAATTACATGGTGACGGCGACCGACATCCATGGGCCATGGTCGGAGCCGATCTATCTGAACAGCAGTGGCTTTGATCCGTCCCTGTTCCATGCATCGGATGGCAAGAAGTGGCTGCTGAATCTGATGTGGGATCACCGCAAGGGCAAAAATCCGTTCGGCGGGATTATTATGCAGGAATACTCGGTGGAGGAGCAGCGGCTCGTTGGGCCGATCCATAACCTGTTCCGCGGCACGGAGCTTGGCCTGACGGAAGGGCCGCATCTCTATGAGCATGGCGGCTACTATTACCTGATTACAGCGGAGGGGGGCACCCGTTTTGGTCATGCGGCGACTGTTGCGCGCTCTGCTTCGCTGCTGGGGCCATATGAGGCTGATCCGCAAGGGCCGCTCGTTACCTCTGCCGGTAAGCCGGAGCTGGCCCTTCAGCGTGCGGGGCATGCAAGTCTGGTTGAGACGCAGAACGGCGAGTGGTATATTGCTCATCTGTGTGGACGTCCGCTGCGTCCGTCTATGCAGTGCAATCTGGGTAGAGAGACAGCGCTGCAACGGGTAGCGTGGACAGAGGATGGCTGGCTTCGGCTGGCGGACGGCGGCAACAGCCCGTATGTCACCGTGCAGGGGCCTGATCTGCCGGAGCATCCCTTCGAGGAGCCTGCAGCGGAGCTGTTCGGCCCGGATGGGCTGAGCTTGCATCTGGCCTCGCTGCGCCAGCCGGTGAGCGAGGAGTGGGCGTCGCTCACCGCTCGTCCAGGCTATCTGCGCTTGCTGGGCGGGCAGTCGCTATATTCGGCCTTCCATCAGAGTCTGTTGGCTCGTCGCCAACAATCGTTCACGGTGGAGGCGCAGACAGCAGTTGAATTCGAGCCGCTGCATTATCAGCAGATGGCGGGACTTGTCTATTACTATAACAACAAGAATTATTATTATCTGCATATTACGCGCGATGAGGAGCAGGGACGTTATCTGACGCTGATGACGAGCGACCGCGGCATCTATGACGAACCGCTGGAGCAAGCCATATCGGTCGAGGGCTGGGAGCAGGTGCATCTCAAGCTCCAGGCGGATCATGAGAGGCTGTCCTTTTATTATTCCAGGGATGGCGTGGACTGGACAGCGATCGGGCCGGTGCTGGACGCGGGGAAAATCTCTGATGAGAACGCGGAGACCGTCATCGATGGTTATCTGATCGACCAAGGGTTTACAGGAGCCTTCATCGGCATCTGCGCCCAGGATTTGAGCGGTACGCGCAAGCCGGCTGATTTTGCCTACTTCACCTACCGCGAGCTGGAGCAATCCGAACAATAA
- a CDS encoding NAD(P)-dependent alcohol dehydrogenase, producing MSEKTMQAAVLNRPLDIEVKQVPIPVPKADEVLLKVHCIGICGSDVHYYEHGRIGRYVVEAPIILGHELSGVIVEVGSDVSHVAVGDRVAVEPGVTCGRCDYCKSGRYNLCPDVVFMATPPVDGAWAEYVTIRSDFVFKLPEAMSFEEGALIEPFSVGIHAMNRGRVTPADRVLVTGLGPIGLLAVQAAKMYGVSEIYATDVVPFRRELALKMGVTAVFDPSSEDVKQKLAEATAGHGADVLVETSGNGRAISDAITTVRRGGRVVLVGMPAKDDLPVNINHLIDSELDVFGLFRYANTYPAAVQALSGGKLDVEQVITHRFALEDIKEAVEMARTQKDTSIKIMIYPDKQDVAKG from the coding sequence ATGAGCGAAAAAACAATGCAAGCAGCGGTGCTGAACCGCCCCTTGGACATCGAAGTGAAGCAGGTGCCGATCCCTGTGCCCAAGGCGGACGAGGTGCTGCTGAAGGTTCATTGCATCGGTATCTGCGGGTCGGATGTACATTATTATGAGCATGGTCGCATCGGTCGTTATGTTGTAGAGGCGCCGATCATCCTAGGTCATGAGCTGTCTGGTGTCATCGTTGAGGTCGGCTCCGATGTCAGCCATGTTGCTGTCGGTGATCGAGTGGCAGTCGAGCCGGGCGTCACCTGCGGACGCTGCGATTATTGCAAGTCCGGTCGTTACAATCTGTGCCCGGATGTGGTGTTCATGGCGACGCCTCCAGTAGACGGGGCATGGGCGGAATATGTAACGATCCGCAGTGACTTTGTATTCAAGCTGCCGGAAGCGATGAGCTTTGAGGAGGGCGCACTGATTGAGCCGTTCTCCGTGGGTATTCATGCGATGAACCGCGGCCGGGTAACGCCTGCAGACCGCGTGCTGGTGACCGGGCTGGGGCCGATCGGCCTGCTGGCGGTACAGGCTGCGAAAATGTACGGCGTAAGCGAAATTTATGCGACAGATGTGGTGCCGTTCCGGCGTGAGCTGGCGCTCAAAATGGGTGTAACCGCTGTGTTTGATCCGAGCAGCGAGGATGTGAAGCAGAAGCTGGCTGAAGCGACAGCAGGCCATGGTGCAGATGTGCTGGTCGAGACCTCAGGCAATGGGCGGGCAATCAGCGACGCTATTACAACGGTGCGCCGCGGGGGACGTGTGGTGCTGGTCGGTATGCCGGCCAAGGATGATCTCCCGGTCAATATCAATCACCTGATTGATTCGGAGCTGGATGTGTTCGGCTTGTTCCGTTATGCCAATACGTATCCGGCTGCGGTACAGGCGCTCTCTGGCGGCAAGCTGGATGTCGAGCAGGTCATCACGCACCGCTTTGCGCTGGAGGATATCAAGGAAGCGGTTGAGATGGCTCGCACGCAAAAGGATACGAGCATTAAAATTATGATTTACCCAGACAAACAAGATGTAGCTAAGGGATGA
- a CDS encoding sensor histidine kinase, protein MRLLKRLGLDQTRGQIFVGFTLAMVIVLLVTIGSLYVLLAGVQKKNVAEFADEIAVQMGGRLESLLSEINVLSLQLAMDDRIQERLLQDLSGGEASYEERMKIRRIMVDKTVYSETIQDMELFSLRSSIYPIVDRAIGERVDPEMVAKADESLRAGALVWMARDPQHPEFLLALRQIKLEKQEYAKGGYLLIRVKPSLVDFIGGERDVERLKGSIMYLFDEQNQLISAEGDGVQGLLDEREKTRDYMAVSHTIQETKWRLEIWLPKKNVTEDFRLIQTVMLWATLGCVLLFAVLSYSLSLFITHPLKKLTRVMQQGKEGTLKENPEGYFNREANQLNTKYNQMVRQMNHLIRSVYEIELLKSKSEITALHSQLNPHFLFNTLDSIYWAHIRKGEKELSHSIIRLADLFRYTIHSHGGGDGFVTLAEEIGQVRRYVDLMKLRWHDRLQVEIEVMPEAAACRIPKLTIQPLVENAIVHGIEPLDQGGMVTVRADVHQGILTVSIADNGVGMSEEHLQMINKRLRQETREELAVSSGGIGLYNVHKLVQLQYGERYGLELESTPGKGTIVKLVIAAEEGWTNEAPGHSGGR, encoded by the coding sequence ATGCGCCTGCTCAAGCGATTGGGACTGGATCAGACAAGAGGGCAAATATTTGTCGGCTTCACTCTGGCGATGGTGATCGTGCTGCTCGTGACCATAGGCAGCCTGTATGTGCTGCTGGCGGGCGTGCAGAAGAAGAATGTGGCCGAATTTGCCGATGAGATTGCGGTTCAGATGGGCGGGCGCCTCGAATCGCTATTAAGCGAGATTAATGTCCTGAGCCTGCAACTGGCGATGGATGATCGTATCCAGGAGCGGCTGCTGCAGGACCTGTCCGGCGGTGAAGCCTCCTATGAGGAGCGGATGAAGATTCGCCGGATTATGGTTGATAAGACCGTCTATTCCGAGACGATCCAGGATATGGAGCTGTTCTCGCTGCGCTCCAGCATCTATCCGATTGTGGATCGGGCGATTGGCGAGCGGGTTGACCCGGAGATGGTCGCCAAAGCGGACGAGAGCTTGCGGGCGGGCGCACTGGTCTGGATGGCGCGTGATCCGCAGCACCCGGAATTTTTGCTGGCGCTGCGCCAGATCAAGCTGGAGAAGCAGGAGTATGCCAAGGGGGGCTACTTGCTGATTCGGGTGAAGCCGTCGTTGGTGGATTTTATTGGCGGCGAGCGGGATGTGGAACGGCTGAAGGGCAGCATCATGTATCTGTTTGATGAGCAGAACCAGTTGATCTCGGCAGAGGGAGACGGTGTGCAGGGACTGCTCGATGAGCGGGAGAAGACGCGTGATTATATGGCAGTGAGTCATACGATCCAGGAGACGAAGTGGCGGCTGGAGATCTGGCTCCCCAAAAAGAACGTCACCGAAGATTTTCGACTTATTCAGACCGTCATGTTATGGGCAACTCTCGGGTGCGTACTACTGTTCGCCGTGCTCTCCTATTCGTTATCGCTGTTCATTACCCACCCGCTCAAGAAGCTGACGCGCGTCATGCAGCAGGGCAAGGAAGGGACGCTGAAGGAAAATCCGGAGGGGTATTTCAATCGCGAAGCGAATCAATTGAATACGAAATACAACCAGATGGTGAGGCAGATGAATCACCTGATTCGTTCTGTCTATGAAATCGAGCTGCTGAAGAGCAAGAGCGAGATTACAGCGCTCCATTCTCAGCTTAATCCGCATTTTCTGTTCAACACGCTCGATTCTATCTACTGGGCCCATATCCGCAAGGGTGAGAAGGAGCTGTCGCATTCCATCATCCGCCTGGCGGATCTGTTCCGGTACACCATTCATTCTCATGGAGGCGGGGACGGATTCGTGACATTGGCGGAGGAGATCGGACAAGTTCGACGGTATGTCGATCTGATGAAGCTGCGTTGGCATGACAGGCTGCAGGTGGAGATTGAGGTTATGCCAGAGGCGGCTGCATGCCGCATCCCTAAGCTGACGATTCAGCCGCTGGTTGAAAATGCGATCGTGCATGGCATTGAGCCGCTGGATCAGGGAGGGATGGTGACGGTTCGCGCCGACGTTCATCAGGGGATTCTGACAGTCAGCATAGCGGATAACGGAGTGGGTATGAGTGAGGAGCATCTGCAGATGATCAACAAGCGATTGCGTCAGGAGACGCGGGAGGAGCTGGCAGTAAGCAGCGGAGGCATCGGCTTATATAATGTGCACAAGCTGGTACAACTGCAATATGGCGAGCGATATGGGCTGGAGCTGGAGAGCACTCCGGGCAAGGGAACGATAGTGAAGCTCGTGATTGCGGCAGAGGAGGGATGGACTAATGAAGCACCCGGCCATTCTGGTGGTAGATGA
- a CDS encoding response regulator transcription factor produces the protein MKHPAILVVDDEPNARFGVSYTLQEWGGDGAVIDSAENGAQALERLRSQPYDLLLTDIRMPVMDGIQLLEAVRADHNPIRCIMLTGFAEFEYAQSALRLGVVDYLLKPVQQDQLVDAVENALSALHTEQTAANSRARQDSSSEEPLQLQPHPDEPDNPSVAKAIRYIHEHIHEALPIKEVAAHVHLNSSYFSVLFKEELGINFIDYVTEFRMKKAKELLVHSTLSLDDISEQIGYQTTSYFIKIFKKHEQMTPKTYRDCSKQRNRLLQR, from the coding sequence ATGAAGCACCCGGCCATTCTGGTGGTAGATGACGAGCCCAATGCACGCTTTGGCGTAAGCTACACGCTGCAGGAGTGGGGAGGCGACGGGGCGGTGATCGATAGTGCCGAGAATGGGGCACAGGCGCTGGAGCGATTGCGCTCGCAGCCGTATGATCTTCTGCTCACTGACATTCGGATGCCGGTTATGGATGGCATTCAACTCCTTGAGGCTGTCCGGGCGGATCATAATCCGATCCGGTGCATTATGCTGACGGGCTTCGCCGAATTCGAGTATGCCCAGAGCGCGCTGCGCTTGGGTGTCGTTGACTACCTGCTCAAGCCTGTGCAGCAGGATCAACTGGTGGATGCGGTGGAGAATGCGCTGTCTGCGCTGCATACTGAGCAGACAGCGGCCAACAGTCGGGCGAGGCAGGATAGCAGCTCCGAGGAACCATTGCAGCTTCAGCCTCACCCAGATGAGCCGGACAACCCGTCAGTCGCCAAGGCGATCCGCTACATTCACGAGCATATTCATGAGGCGCTTCCGATCAAGGAGGTAGCGGCTCATGTCCATTTGAATTCGAGTTACTTCAGTGTGCTCTTCAAGGAAGAGCTGGGTATTAACTTTATTGATTATGTGACGGAATTTCGGATGAAGAAAGCCAAGGAGCTGCTGGTTCATTCTACGCTGAGCCTGGATGATATATCCGAGCAGATCGGCTACCAGACGACGAGCTATTTCATCAAAATCTTCAAGAAGCATGAGCAGATGACACCCAAGACGTACCGCGATTGCAGTAAGCAACGTAATCGTCTGCTCCAGAGATAG
- a CDS encoding ROK family transcriptional regulator: MKKHDQDFMKRQNKRTVFEIIKRQHPISRTAIAQQTGMSPTTVSRIVGELTEQGYLQASDQVSAGLGRKSTLLGIVDSSVLSVGIELDRTVVSIGIVDLQGKLVCSRKYPRIPDEAAETTMQFIQGALSELIGQENIDRERITGMGVGLPGIVDNEQGIVIFSVQLAWKQVRLAERLRELTGLEVAVDNELKVRALAEHRHGAAVGATRTALLGFGHGVGSAVILGGEIYRGAGNSAGEIGHTTVDPSGMMCECGKAGCLQTYISINSLLLEASRIRPSSSIEELFAARDAGENWAVHLINRALMYMAITVNNVVCMYNPDSVILSGELVEKFPFIYDEIEQHYLSRYVWEPLGGSFTFHRSLLNEGGVMIGSGLLAQDRYFTLE, encoded by the coding sequence GTGAAAAAACATGATCAGGACTTTATGAAGAGGCAAAACAAGCGAACGGTATTTGAGATCATCAAACGCCAGCATCCGATCTCACGTACAGCGATTGCCCAGCAGACAGGCATGAGTCCGACAACGGTCAGTCGGATCGTTGGCGAATTGACAGAGCAGGGCTACCTGCAAGCCTCTGACCAAGTGTCAGCCGGGCTGGGCAGGAAGTCCACGCTGCTCGGCATTGTGGACAGCTCGGTGCTATCTGTAGGGATCGAGCTGGATCGGACGGTCGTAAGTATCGGTATTGTCGATCTACAGGGCAAGCTAGTATGCAGCCGCAAATATCCACGTATCCCCGATGAGGCAGCAGAGACGACGATGCAGTTCATTCAGGGCGCATTGAGCGAGCTGATCGGGCAAGAGAACATCGACCGGGAACGCATTACAGGGATGGGGGTCGGACTGCCTGGCATCGTCGATAATGAGCAGGGTATCGTCATCTTCTCGGTGCAGCTGGCATGGAAGCAGGTACGGTTGGCAGAGCGATTGCGCGAGCTGACGGGTCTTGAGGTGGCGGTGGACAATGAACTGAAGGTCAGGGCGCTTGCCGAGCATCGCCATGGCGCTGCGGTCGGTGCCACCCGCACGGCACTGCTCGGCTTCGGGCATGGTGTCGGTTCGGCCGTCATCCTGGGCGGGGAAATCTATCGCGGAGCAGGCAACAGTGCAGGCGAGATCGGCCACACAACGGTAGATCCCAGCGGCATGATGTGCGAATGCGGCAAGGCGGGCTGTCTGCAAACCTACATTAGTATCAACTCGCTGTTGCTGGAGGCTAGCCGAATTCGTCCAAGCTCTTCCATTGAGGAGCTGTTCGCAGCACGCGATGCAGGGGAGAACTGGGCGGTTCATCTTATTAATCGAGCACTGATGTATATGGCGATTACCGTTAACAATGTCGTCTGCATGTACAACCCGGACAGTGTCATTCTGAGCGGTGAGCTGGTGGAGAAATTTCCATTCATCTATGACGAGATCGAGCAGCATTATTTATCTCGTTATGTATGGGAGCCACTGGGCGGCTCCTTCACCTTCCACCGTTCCTTGCTGAACGAGGGCGGCGTGATGATCGGGTCAGGACTACTGGCGCAGGATCGATATTTTACGTTGGAATAG
- a CDS encoding asparaginase, with product MNFVPLVEEYRGGVLENVHYGAVTVVDERGNVLHKAGNPQHMTYLRSAAKPFQALPAMKRRIDERYGLSGEETALLAASHRGEAYHIEALESMYRKMGLDEEQLRCCSTYPLNEEAKAQRHRDHEAKRRIFHNCSGKHAGLLGLCKHLGWDESTYYELEHPVQQEIAAAVALIAEVPQASIPYGTDGCGLPVFALPLHKIAYAYMKLACPDKIADAELGGAAERIGRLMNEHPDMIADRQFVCSALLKDSNLVAKGGAKGVYGIGLRKERLGISLKVSDGAEHVWPCVIASILERIGYSNTETIKRLYTLAPNGIVNDGGELVGERRAVFAWEV from the coding sequence ATGAATTTTGTACCATTGGTGGAAGAATATCGGGGCGGTGTTTTGGAGAATGTACACTATGGCGCCGTAACGGTCGTCGATGAGCGGGGGAACGTTCTTCACAAGGCTGGCAATCCGCAGCATATGACCTATCTGCGCTCGGCGGCGAAGCCGTTCCAGGCTCTGCCGGCTATGAAGCGGCGGATTGATGAGCGGTATGGACTGAGCGGGGAGGAGACGGCGCTTCTGGCAGCCTCCCACCGCGGCGAGGCGTATCATATCGAGGCGCTGGAATCGATGTATCGTAAGATGGGGCTGGATGAGGAGCAGTTGCGCTGTTGTTCCACCTATCCGCTGAATGAGGAGGCGAAGGCGCAGCGTCATCGCGATCATGAGGCGAAGCGGCGCATCTTCCACAATTGCTCGGGCAAACATGCGGGTCTGCTCGGCCTCTGCAAGCATCTGGGCTGGGACGAGAGCACGTACTATGAGCTGGAGCATCCGGTTCAGCAGGAGATTGCGGCGGCGGTCGCGTTGATCGCCGAGGTGCCGCAGGCTTCGATTCCATACGGAACAGATGGCTGCGGCTTGCCGGTCTTCGCACTTCCATTGCACAAGATCGCCTATGCCTACATGAAGCTGGCCTGCCCGGACAAGATTGCAGATGCCGAGCTTGGCGGCGCGGCTGAGCGCATCGGCAGGCTGATGAATGAACACCCGGATATGATTGCTGACCGCCAGTTTGTCTGCTCTGCACTGCTGAAGGACAGCAATCTGGTCGCCAAGGGCGGAGCCAAGGGCGTCTATGGCATCGGGCTGCGCAAGGAGCGGCTGGGCATCTCGCTCAAGGTATCTGACGGGGCCGAGCATGTGTGGCCGTGCGTGATCGCATCGATATTGGAGCGGATCGGCTACAGCAATACGGAGACGATTAAGCGGCTGTATACGCTTGCGCCTAACGGTATTGTCAATGATGGCGGCGAGCTGGTCGGCGAGCGGCGGGCGGTATTTGCCTGGGAAGTGTAA